A single region of the Salinibacter sp. 10B genome encodes:
- a CDS encoding helix-turn-helix domain-containing protein, translating into MEDKELTTSEAAEVLNVSHRYLLNLLEEGEIPFHDEGTRLLIQREKLLEYKRRQRAVAEEAMQKLTDQAQKLGLGY; encoded by the coding sequence ATGGAAGATAAGGAACTAACCACCAGCGAGGCCGCGGAAGTTCTCAACGTTTCGCACCGCTACCTCCTGAATCTGTTGGAAGAAGGAGAAATTCCTTTCCATGACGAGGGCACCCGCCTTCTGATTCAGCGAGAGAAATTGCTTGAGTACAAGCGGCGGCAGCGGGCGGTGGCTGAAGAGGCAATGCAAAAACTTACCGATCAAGCCCAGAAACTCGGGCTCGGCTACTGA